Proteins from a genomic interval of Capillibacterium thermochitinicola:
- a CDS encoding beta-glucosidase: MINQMTLKEKIALCEGKNFWETKDFPAYGIPSMFMCDGPHGLRKQESRGDHVGVHDSRPATCFPSAVTTACSWDQELLGQIGAAIAAEAADQGVGVFLGPGVNIKRNPLCGRNFEYFSEDPYLAGKLAASFIKNAQKKGIGTCVKHFACNNQEYRRLNSDSILDERTLREIYLTPFEIAVREGKPKTVMCAYNKINGTYCSDHKELLTGILREEWGFDGLVMTDWSAMHDRVAGFRAGCDLNMPGGSNYMAREVLDAVARGELDEADIDRSAARVIKMVREAAEALKNKVPCDYDAHNELARIAAEQSAVLLKNEDHILPLKKEQKIAIVGKMAKDIRYQGAGSSHINPTKLVQPIEVLGEGVRVEEADVAVVLTGLPPEYEGEGFDRDHMMMPAEEVKLIEEVAAKNPNTVVVLFCGAPVETPWADKVKAILYMGLPGQAGAEALKNLLYGVANPSGKLAETWPLKYSDCPSASYYPQRDGQYREGIYVGYRYYDKANVDVRWKFGYGLSYTEFAYADPVLDGETVSVTVTNTGSYAGAEIVQLYVAPPQDGIHRPLRELKRFAKVHLQPGESKTVRFELDERCFAVWDDGWKVPSGRYTILVGGQPDQLLVAGTIDKVGQTVAIPSWQPGSWYEKPQGAPSLEQWEQMLGRKYQPHVPQKGQFTMNDALADMKDHSLVMRVMYWNVRRKITRGLQPGTAVYRMLAESSVTNPLRSMQIFSGLRPSFFHGLLAMANGRFFHGLKLLLKRD; the protein is encoded by the coding sequence ATGATCAACCAAATGACCCTGAAGGAAAAAATTGCACTCTGTGAGGGGAAAAACTTCTGGGAAACCAAGGACTTCCCCGCCTATGGGATTCCGTCGATGTTCATGTGCGACGGACCTCATGGTTTGCGCAAACAGGAAAGCCGCGGTGACCACGTGGGTGTCCACGATTCACGCCCGGCGACCTGCTTTCCCTCGGCGGTGACGACCGCTTGCAGTTGGGATCAGGAGTTGCTTGGCCAAATTGGGGCGGCCATTGCCGCGGAAGCGGCGGACCAGGGGGTAGGTGTTTTCCTTGGCCCTGGCGTCAACATCAAACGCAACCCGTTATGTGGCCGGAATTTTGAGTATTTTTCGGAGGATCCCTACCTCGCCGGGAAATTGGCGGCGAGCTTTATAAAAAACGCGCAGAAAAAAGGGATTGGCACGTGCGTTAAGCACTTTGCCTGCAACAATCAGGAGTATCGGCGGTTAAACTCCGATTCGATCTTGGACGAGCGCACACTGCGGGAGATTTATCTGACTCCTTTTGAGATCGCGGTCCGTGAGGGAAAACCGAAGACGGTCATGTGCGCCTATAACAAAATTAACGGGACTTACTGCAGTGACCACAAGGAGCTTTTAACTGGCATCTTACGGGAAGAATGGGGCTTTGACGGGCTGGTGATGACCGACTGGAGCGCCATGCACGACCGGGTGGCGGGTTTCCGGGCCGGTTGCGATCTGAACATGCCCGGCGGCAGTAACTATATGGCCCGGGAGGTTCTGGACGCGGTCGCCCGGGGTGAACTGGACGAAGCGGACATTGACCGGAGTGCCGCGCGGGTGATCAAGATGGTGCGGGAAGCGGCGGAAGCGCTCAAAAACAAGGTTCCTTGTGACTACGACGCCCATAACGAGCTGGCGCGGATCGCGGCGGAACAGAGTGCGGTTTTACTGAAAAACGAGGATCATATTTTGCCGCTGAAGAAGGAACAGAAAATTGCCATCGTTGGCAAGATGGCGAAGGATATCCGCTATCAGGGTGCGGGGTCCAGTCACATCAACCCGACCAAACTGGTCCAGCCCATTGAGGTGCTGGGCGAGGGGGTAAGGGTGGAAGAAGCAGATGTGGCCGTTGTCCTGACCGGGTTGCCGCCGGAGTATGAGGGTGAAGGCTTTGACCGGGATCATATGATGATGCCGGCGGAGGAAGTGAAACTCATCGAGGAAGTGGCGGCGAAGAACCCCAATACCGTGGTCGTTCTTTTCTGTGGCGCTCCGGTGGAAACACCATGGGCGGACAAGGTGAAGGCCATTTTATACATGGGGTTGCCGGGGCAGGCCGGGGCCGAGGCTTTAAAAAATCTGTTGTATGGGGTAGCCAACCCCAGTGGTAAACTGGCCGAGACCTGGCCGCTCAAGTACAGTGATTGTCCGTCGGCTTCCTACTATCCCCAGCGGGACGGGCAGTACCGCGAGGGGATCTATGTCGGTTACCGTTACTATGACAAGGCCAATGTTGACGTGCGTTGGAAGTTTGGTTATGGCCTGAGCTATACGGAATTTGCCTATGCGGACCCCGTTCTTGACGGGGAAACGGTCTCCGTTACGGTGACCAACACCGGATCTTACGCGGGGGCGGAAATTGTTCAGCTTTATGTCGCTCCCCCGCAAGACGGGATCCACCGTCCCCTGCGGGAGTTGAAACGCTTTGCCAAAGTTCATCTCCAGCCGGGGGAAAGCAAAACGGTCCGCTTTGAGTTGGACGAGCGTTGTTTTGCCGTTTGGGACGATGGTTGGAAGGTGCCTAGCGGCCGGTATACCATTTTGGTGGGTGGTCAACCGGACCAGTTATTGGTGGCGGGGACCATTGACAAAGTGGGCCAAACGGTCGCGATTCCTTCTTGGCAACCGGGTTCGTGGTATGAAAAACCGCAAGGTGCCCCGTCCTTGGAGCAATGGGAGCAAATGCTCGGCCGTAAATATCAACCCCATGTTCCGCAAAAAGGGCAATTCACCATGAACGATGCCTTGGCGGACATGAAGGATCATTCCCTTGTCATGCGGGTAATGTACTGGAATGTACGAAGAAAGATTACCCGGGGCCTCCAACCCGGCACGGCGGTCTACCGGATGCTGGCCGAGTCCAGTGTCACCAACCCCCTGCGGAGTATGCAGATTTTCAGCGGTTTACGGCCCAGTTTCTTCCATGGTTTGCTGGCCATGGCGAACGGCCGGTTTTTCCACGGCTTAAAACTGCTGTTGAAGCGGGATTAA